The genomic region TCTACATCGCAAATCCAAGCAGCCAATCGTCACACTTCCTATGCTCACAGGAAAGCTGTACGCCATCTTTGACCCCTCCTTGATCTCAGCCGGCCTCAAGAACAAGCACCTCTCAACGAAACCCCAGGTCAGAGCTGCCGTCGCGCCGTTGATAAAAGCCAGCAAAGGCACCGTCGACCTCATGATGAGCGAGCAGGGCGACGTGCTTCAAGACCGCATAATGCTGCACGCCATCCCGACTAGTTTCTCTGGGGAGCTGCAGCAAAGTTTTATCGAGGCCGCCTTGCAAGAAGTATCCCGGCAattcacctccttctccaagtccaaccaacaacaaaacatccCCAGTGTTTGGCTTTGGATCAGGGACATTGTCGCAAAGGCCACGACACCACCGGTGTATGGCAAGCACCAGGACCCTTTCTCCCAGGACCCGAGCCTGCTGCAATCTTTCTGGGACTACAACGAGTCCATCatggtgctgatgatggaCATCCTGCCGTCCTTCATCGCCAAGAAAGCCCACCTCGGGCGTATAAAGCTAGCCCAAGCCTTGACTCCTTACTACTCTTCCCAGGCAGAACAGCACCCTGCCGCCTCTGCCCTTGTTCGTCTTCGTGCGCAGGAAATGCGCAACGCCGGTCTCCCAGTGGAGGACATCGCCAAGATTgaaagcctcctccctctcgcAGCAATGACCAACACCGTCCCGACTCTGTTCTGGTTCTTTAGCCATGTCTTCACACGGCCGGCTCTCGTCGAGCAACTCAGGAAAGAAGTAGAAGACAACTTGCTCACCAGAGACGGCCCCAAAGCAAAACTGGCCGTCTCGTCAGCTGTGCTCGAAGAGAAAACACCTTTCCTGTGGAGCTGCTACAGAGAAACCCTCCGTCTCACCGTCCACCAAATCGCCACGAGGACGGCGATGCAAGACACGACTATCACGTCCCCTAAGACGGGACAAACATATTTTCTCGCAAAGGGAACCGTGGTTCAAATGTCGATTGGGGCATCTCACTTTCTTCCGGAATACTGGGGGGAGAAGTACCTAGATTTCAAGCCTGATCGGTTTTTGGGGTTAacgaaggaagaggagagggcgCTCAAGGTGGCTCATCAGCCGTTTGGCGGTGGATTGCATCTCTGTCCGGGGAGGCATTTTGCCTTGGCGGAGATGATGGCTGTCATGACGACATTGctggttgggtttgaggttgggggtctggatggggaaggggagtggagggagcCTGGGAGGGGGACGGCGAGTATTGTTGATG from Podospora bellae-mahoneyi strain CBS 112042 chromosome 4, whole genome shotgun sequence harbors:
- a CDS encoding hypothetical protein (antiSMASH:Cluster_4; SMCOG1034:cytochrome P450; EggNog:ENOG503PR77), yielding MAQSCCLPRTVWCLAGDNVNLNQQLPSVQTQLPSLASPRKFFSGRPQTQPTMMMALRHALTWLPPSFPVVAAIAAIVLAVFINTLATPRRADPREPPLLKPTIPFIGHIIGLIQHQADYHRILHRKSKQPIVTLPMLTGKLYAIFDPSLISAGLKNKHLSTKPQVRAAVAPLIKASKGTVDLMMSEQGDVLQDRIMLHAIPTSFSGELQQSFIEAALQEATTPPVYGKHQDPFSQDPSLLQSFWDYNESIMVLMMDILPSFIAKKAHLGRIKLAQALTPYYSSQAEQHPAASALVRLRAQEMRNAGLPVEDIAKIESLLPLAAMTNTVPTLFWFFSHVFTRPALVEQLRKEVEDNLLTRDGPKAKLAVSSAVLEEKTPFLWSCYRETLRLTVHQIATRTAMQDTTITSPKTGQTYFLAKGTVVQMSIGASHFLPEYWGEKYLDFKPDRFLGLTKEEERALKVAHQPFGGGLHLCPGRHFALAEMMAVMTTLLVGFEVGGLDGEGEWREPGRGTASIVDAATRPKDYGAGFGAKVRRREGWEDVVWEYKF